A stretch of Gossypium hirsutum isolate 1008001.06 chromosome A06, Gossypium_hirsutum_v2.1, whole genome shotgun sequence DNA encodes these proteins:
- the LOC107961731 gene encoding auxin-repressed 12.5 kDa protein isoform X2 — protein sequence MVLLEKLWDDVVAGPQPERGLGRLRKITTTPPLSTKDEASSMAMPTSPTTPGTPSTPVSARRDNVWRSVFNPGSNLATKGIGAEVFDKPQPNSPTVYDWLYSGETRSKHHR from the exons atggttcTGCTAGAGAAACTTTGGGATGATGTAGTGGCCGGTCCTCAACCGGAACGTGGCCTTGGCCGGCTGAGGAAGATCACCACCACCCCACCCTTGTCCACCAAAG ATGAGGCTTCATCAATGGCGATGCCGACGAGTCCGACGACACCTGGGACACCATCGACGCCGGTGTCGGCTCGTAGGGACAACGTGTGGAGGAGCGTGTTCAATCCAGGTAGCAACCTTGCAACCAAAGGTATTGGCGCTGAAGTTTTCGACAAGCCTCAACCTAACTCTCCTACTGTTTATGACTG GCTTTACAGCGGGGAGACCCGGAGCAAGCATCACCGTTGA
- the LOC107961731 gene encoding auxin-repressed 12.5 kDa protein isoform X1, with protein MVLLEKLWDDVVAGPQPERGLGRLRKITTTPPLSTKDEASSMAMPTSPTTPGTPSTPVSARRDNVWRSVFNPGSNLATKGIGAEVFDKPQPNSPTVYDCNQTEAQRQIMPENLALCLVAAWK; from the exons atggttcTGCTAGAGAAACTTTGGGATGATGTAGTGGCCGGTCCTCAACCGGAACGTGGCCTTGGCCGGCTGAGGAAGATCACCACCACCCCACCCTTGTCCACCAAAG ATGAGGCTTCATCAATGGCGATGCCGACGAGTCCGACGACACCTGGGACACCATCGACGCCGGTGTCGGCTCGTAGGGACAACGTGTGGAGGAGCGTGTTCAATCCAGGTAGCAACCTTGCAACCAAAGGTATTGGCGCTGAAGTTTTCGACAAGCCTCAACCTAACTCTCCTACTGTTTATGACTG CAACCAAACGGAGGCTCAGAGACAGATCATGCCGGAAAACTTGGCTCTTTGTTTGGTAGCTGCGTGGAAATAA
- the LOC107961731 gene encoding auxin-repressed 12.5 kDa protein isoform X3, with protein MVLLEKLWDDVVAGPQPERGLGRLRKITTTPPLSTKDEASSMAMPTSPTTPGTPSTPVSARRDNVWRSVFNPGSNLATKGIGAEVFDKPQPNSPTVYD; from the exons atggttcTGCTAGAGAAACTTTGGGATGATGTAGTGGCCGGTCCTCAACCGGAACGTGGCCTTGGCCGGCTGAGGAAGATCACCACCACCCCACCCTTGTCCACCAAAG ATGAGGCTTCATCAATGGCGATGCCGACGAGTCCGACGACACCTGGGACACCATCGACGCCGGTGTCGGCTCGTAGGGACAACGTGTGGAGGAGCGTGTTCAATCCAGGTAGCAACCTTGCAACCAAAGGTATTGGCGCTGAAGTTTTCGACAAGCCTCAACCTAACTCTCCTACTGTTTATGACTG A
- the LOC107961732 gene encoding putative E3 ubiquitin-protein ligase RING1a isoform X3 produces MLLMNLIAALLLVTRMNKRIIRKTRTVMECLHRFCRECIDKSMRMGNNECPACRTHCASRRSLRDDPNYDSLIAALYPDIDKHEEEELTLHEEEKARNKEIQASIAQTLHRQLEVLGRKRTVKANASATMRRSNCRYQRRRKYRTSEPQDSDSNEDTNENGSTGSSLADEDLTEVKPKRLKRWEGRCSQPSSAASADGVGDENDSEVNRESLGVSAALSPSERLHLGASGIRSHTAYGSLSGDENDSEVNRESLGLFAALNGLSERLHWGAGGMRSNTRHGSLSGGNGKKARNSRLPKLVDCLQNLEEEDDELDIHLMLVSIDEQRIPCLQRPYLCCRPTLLVRHLCKYVALQTALQASEIEIYLVKELYSTVNMSTSKITKPGLVESVRDKLQVLKEEETLGGLGRQTSSHSHLILAYQKKENRNGQCQV; encoded by the exons GGATCATTCGCAAAACTAGAACTGTAATGGAATGCTTACATCGCTTCTGTAGAGAATGCATTGACAAATCTATGCGCATGGG GAACAATGAATGCCCTGCTTGCCGCACACATTGTGCTAGTCGCCGGTCTTTGAGAGATGATCCTAACTATGATTCCCTAATCGCAGCCTTATATCCAGATATAGACAAACATGAGGAAGAG GAATTGACTTTGCATGAGGAGGAGAAAGCTCGGAATAAAGAG ATCCAAGCTTCAATCGCCCAGACCTTGCATCGGCAATTAGAAGTTCTGGGTAGGAAGCGAACAGTTAAAGCCAATGCGTCTGCAACTATGAGGAGATCAAACTGCCGCTATCAAAGGAGGAGAAAATATCGAACTTCTGAACCTCAAGACTCTGATAGTAACGAGGATACCAATGAAAATGGAAGCACGGGTTCATCTTTGGCTGATGAGGATCTTACTGAGGTCAAACCAAAGAGATTGAAGAGATGGGAGGGTCGGTGTTCTCAGCCTTCATCAGCTGCTAGTGCAGACGGGGTTGGTGATGAAAATGATTCTGAAGTGAATAGAGAATCCTTGGGTGTATCTGCTGCACTTAGTCCCTCAGAAAGGCTTCACTTGGGAGCAAGTGGTATTCGCAGTCACACAGCATATGGCAGTTTGAGTGGTGACGAAAATGATTCTGAAGTTAATAGAGAATCTTTGGGCTTGTTTGCAGCTCTTAATGGCCTCTCTGAAAGGCTTCATTGGGGAGCAGGCGGCATGCGCAGTAACACAAGACATGGCAGTTTGAGTGGTGGAAATGGAAAGAAAGCCCGAAACAGCCGCCTCCCAAAGTTGGTGGATTGTCTCCAGAACCTAGAGGAGGAGGATGATGAG CTGGATATCCACCTGATGCTTGTTTCAATTGATGAACAAAGAATACCCTGTTTACAGCGGCCTTACCTTTGCTGCAGGCCTACGTTGTTGGTTAGACACCTGTGCAAG TATGTAGCTCTTCAAACTGCTTTACAAGCCAGTGAAATCGAAATATACTTGGTAAAAGAGTTATATTCTACGGTCAACATGTCAACCTCTAAGATTACCAAGCCCGGTTTAGTTGAATCAGTCAGAGATAAGTTGCAAGTATTAAAAGAGGAAGAAACTTTGGGTGGACTTGGACGCCAAACTTCCAGTCATAGCCATTTG ATTCTTGCATATCAGAAAAAGGAGAATAGAAATGGACAATGTCAAGTTTAG